In one Umezawaea sp. Da 62-37 genomic region, the following are encoded:
- a CDS encoding heavy-metal-associated domain-containing protein produces MSVTATFTVSGMTCGHCVSSVTEEISGLDGVTDVSVVLDSGAVTVTSDRELGQDEVGAAVAEAGYQLEG; encoded by the coding sequence ATGTCCGTCACCGCCACCTTCACCGTCTCCGGCATGACCTGCGGCCACTGCGTCAGCTCCGTCACCGAGGAGATCAGCGGGCTCGACGGCGTCACCGACGTCTCCGTCGTGCTCGACAGCGGCGCGGTCACCGTGACCAGCGACCGCGAACTGGGCCAGGACGAGGTGGGGGCCGCCGTCGCGGAGGCCGGCTACCAGCTGGAGGGGTGA
- a CDS encoding PPOX class F420-dependent oxidoreductase, translated as MDLDEAREFIRGHHRAVLAATRSDGSPQMSPVLVAVDKRGDLLLSTRETAYKVRQLRNDPRVWLCVLPDQFFGQWIQIEGTAEVVSLPEAMDGLVEYYRLVSGEHPDWDEYRAAMEGERRVLLRVTPHRAGPDRSG; from the coding sequence ATGGATCTCGATGAGGCGCGGGAGTTCATCCGCGGCCACCACCGCGCGGTACTCGCGGCCACCCGTTCCGACGGCAGCCCCCAGATGTCACCGGTGCTCGTCGCCGTCGACAAGCGGGGTGACCTGCTGCTCAGCACCCGCGAGACGGCGTACAAGGTGCGGCAGCTCCGCAACGACCCCCGCGTCTGGCTGTGCGTGCTGCCCGACCAGTTCTTCGGCCAGTGGATCCAGATCGAGGGCACCGCGGAGGTCGTGTCGCTGCCCGAGGCGATGGACGGCCTCGTCGAGTACTACCGGCTGGTGTCCGGCGAGCACCCGGACTGGGACGAGTACCGGGCGGCGATGGAGGGCGAGCGGCGCGTCCTGCTGCGCGTGACCCCGCACCGCGCGGGCCCGGACCGGAGCGGCTGA
- a CDS encoding oxygenase MpaB family protein, which yields MATPNSVTWQLHADPAMWVAGIASLYLQALHPRAAAGVVQNSNFQRDPLGRLSRTATFVGVSTYGTAEEVEAAASKVRAVHRSLRGTDPESGASFRIDDPELLRWVHCAEVHSFLTVVRRAGYRLTDAQADRYLDEQRQPATLVGLHADEVPGSVAEMAAYLREARPGLRGSADADVVYRFLHRPPVRGALRWGLGVYERVLGHLAYSVLPDWAIGVYGHRPYPPAVATAMLRTLRGAALLVPGLVRWRVPTGHVNRAVRRIGWSAYPRRALLP from the coding sequence GTGGCGACGCCCAACTCGGTGACCTGGCAGCTGCACGCCGATCCCGCGATGTGGGTGGCAGGCATCGCCAGCCTCTACCTCCAGGCCCTGCACCCGCGCGCCGCCGCCGGGGTGGTGCAGAACTCGAACTTCCAGCGCGACCCGCTGGGCAGGCTGTCGCGGACGGCGACGTTCGTGGGCGTCTCCACCTACGGCACGGCCGAGGAGGTCGAGGCCGCGGCGTCGAAGGTGCGCGCGGTGCACCGGTCGTTGCGCGGCACGGACCCGGAGAGCGGGGCGTCGTTCCGGATCGACGACCCGGAGCTGCTGCGCTGGGTGCACTGCGCCGAGGTCCACTCGTTCCTGACCGTGGTGCGCCGGGCCGGGTACCGGCTCACCGACGCGCAGGCCGACCGCTACCTCGACGAGCAGCGGCAGCCCGCCACCCTGGTCGGGCTGCACGCCGACGAGGTGCCGGGGTCGGTGGCGGAGATGGCCGCGTACCTGCGGGAGGCGCGGCCGGGGTTGCGCGGGTCGGCCGACGCGGACGTGGTCTACCGGTTCCTGCACCGGCCGCCGGTGCGCGGCGCGCTGCGCTGGGGGCTCGGGGTCTACGAGCGCGTGCTGGGCCACCTGGCGTACTCGGTGCTGCCGGACTGGGCCATCGGGGTCTACGGCCACCGGCCCTACCCGCCTGCGGTGGCGACGGCGATGCTGCGGACGCTGCGCGGTGCCGCGCTGCTCGTGCCGGGGCTGGTGCGGTGGCGGGTGCCGACCGGGCACGTGAACCGGGCGGTCCGTCGGATCGGGTGGTCCGCATACCCCCGTCGGGCCCTGCTGCCATAG
- a CDS encoding cold-shock protein: MAQGTVKWFNSEKGFGFIAQDNGGADVFVHYSEIQGNGFRSLDENQRVEFEVGQGQKGPQAQNVRAI, translated from the coding sequence ATGGCACAGGGCACTGTCAAGTGGTTCAACTCCGAAAAGGGCTTCGGCTTCATCGCCCAGGACAACGGCGGCGCTGACGTCTTCGTCCACTACTCGGAGATCCAGGGCAACGGCTTCCGCTCCCTGGACGAGAACCAGCGCGTCGAGTTCGAGGTCGGTCAGGGGCAGAAGGGCCCGCAGGCCCAGAACGTCCGGGCCATCTGA
- a CDS encoding Ig-like domain-containing protein yields MGKGLAAAVALAISVVVAGCGTGGDAADPTATSSGQQASNVAVKAPMAVGMTPANGTEDVSPAGPFKVDVTEGKVVSVALTNEEGTQVAGAPAADGTGWVATEPLGFGKSYTWSGTAIDNDGKEAPITGAFKTVTPARQIIGSLNLGDDQTYGVAMPVAVQFTAPVTDKASVQKALKVETSVPTEGAWAWLSDTEVHWRPKAYWTPGTTVKVFANLYGVPHGDGAYGGQDVSVHFTIGRALVATADTRTHRFVVTKDGQQLFDFPSSYGLESDPGRVTHSGIHVVISKSEEVSMTNIKYDYENVKVPWGVQISYNGEYVHGYEGSRWAQGSENVSHGCANLAPENAKLYFDEVIPGDPVNVTGSSVALSEEDRTYYDWALDWNAWLAKSAV; encoded by the coding sequence ATGGGCAAGGGGTTGGCGGCAGCGGTGGCACTGGCCATCAGCGTGGTCGTCGCGGGATGCGGCACCGGTGGGGACGCCGCGGACCCGACCGCGACGAGCAGTGGGCAGCAGGCGTCCAACGTCGCCGTGAAGGCGCCGATGGCCGTCGGCATGACGCCCGCCAACGGCACCGAGGACGTGAGCCCGGCGGGCCCGTTCAAGGTCGACGTCACCGAGGGCAAGGTCGTCTCCGTCGCGCTCACCAACGAGGAGGGCACGCAGGTCGCGGGGGCGCCCGCCGCCGACGGGACCGGCTGGGTGGCGACCGAGCCGCTCGGCTTCGGCAAGTCGTACACGTGGTCCGGCACCGCGATCGACAACGACGGCAAGGAAGCGCCCATCACCGGCGCGTTCAAGACCGTGACGCCCGCCCGGCAGATCATCGGCAGCCTCAACCTCGGCGACGACCAGACCTACGGCGTCGCGATGCCCGTCGCCGTCCAGTTCACCGCGCCGGTGACCGACAAGGCGAGCGTGCAGAAGGCGCTCAAGGTCGAGACGTCCGTGCCGACCGAGGGCGCGTGGGCCTGGCTGAGCGACACCGAGGTGCACTGGCGGCCGAAGGCCTACTGGACGCCCGGTACGACGGTGAAGGTCTTCGCGAACCTCTACGGGGTCCCGCACGGCGACGGCGCCTACGGCGGCCAGGACGTGAGCGTGCACTTCACCATCGGCCGCGCGCTGGTCGCGACCGCCGACACCCGGACCCACAGGTTCGTCGTCACCAAGGACGGCCAGCAGCTGTTCGACTTCCCCTCCAGCTACGGCCTCGAGTCCGACCCCGGCCGCGTGACCCACAGCGGCATCCACGTGGTCATCTCGAAGTCGGAGGAGGTGTCGATGACGAACATCAAGTACGACTACGAGAACGTGAAGGTCCCGTGGGGAGTGCAGATCTCCTACAACGGCGAGTACGTGCACGGGTACGAGGGCTCGCGGTGGGCGCAGGGCAGCGAGAACGTGTCGCACGGCTGCGCGAACCTGGCCCCGGAGAACGCGAAGCTGTACTTCGACGAGGTCATCCCCGGTGACCCGGTGAACGTGACCGGCTCCAGCGTCGCGCTCTCCGAGGAGGACCGCACCTACTACGACTGGGCGCTCGACTGGAACGCCTGGCTGGCGAAGTCCGCGGTCTAG
- a CDS encoding heavy metal translocating P-type ATPase, translating to MTTTESRPHERVELAIGGMTCASCANRIERKLNKLDGVTASVNYATEKASVEFPVGLRVEDLVSTVEAAGYEATPPSRSGDGHDETGHGGELGLRLSIAIALALPVVVLSMVPALQFPAWQWFSLALASTVVWVCGWPFHRAAAVNLRHGASTMDTLVSMGVVVSYLWSLYALVFGGAGMIGMTHEFSLVPRPSATTDVYLEVAVGVTAFLLLGRWLEARSKRSAGAALRALLALGAKEVAVLRDGREVRVPVESLRVDERFVVRPGERIATDGVVVEGGSAIDSSMVTGESVPVEVGVDDAVVGGTVNVGGRLVVRAAKVGADTQLARMASLVEQAQAGKAEVQRLADRVSAVFVPVVLGIAVLTLGTWLLVGRPVEFAVTAAVAVLVIACPCALGLATPTALLVGTGRGAQLGILVKGPEVLESTRRVDTIVLDKTGTVTEGRLALVDVVTADGVERADLLRIAGAVENGSEHPIAAAIVRGAGAEVGELPAVADFRNREGLGVTALLDGREAVIGRPRLLAEHGVELPDGLREAVAESEGAGRTVVAVAVDGRAHGLLAVTDAVKPTSAAAVRELRALGLRPVLLTGDNAVVARAVAAEVGIDAADVVAEVLPSEKVDAVRALQAKGLVVAMVGDGVNDAPALAAADLGLAMGTGSDAAIEAGDLTLVRGDLLVAADAIRLSRRTLGIIRGNLFWAFAYNVAGLPLAALGFLNPMFAGAAMALSSVFVVTNSLRLKRFRPTAT from the coding sequence ATGACCACCACGGAGTCCAGGCCCCACGAGCGCGTCGAGCTGGCCATCGGCGGCATGACGTGCGCGTCGTGCGCGAACCGGATCGAGCGCAAGCTGAACAAGCTCGACGGCGTGACCGCGTCGGTCAACTACGCCACCGAGAAGGCGAGCGTCGAGTTCCCGGTCGGCCTCCGGGTCGAGGACCTGGTCTCCACGGTCGAGGCGGCGGGGTACGAGGCCACGCCGCCGAGCCGGAGCGGCGACGGGCACGACGAAACCGGGCACGGCGGCGAACTCGGCCTGAGGCTGTCGATCGCGATCGCCCTGGCGCTGCCGGTCGTCGTGCTGTCGATGGTCCCGGCGCTCCAGTTCCCGGCGTGGCAGTGGTTCTCGCTCGCGCTGGCGAGCACCGTGGTGTGGGTGTGCGGCTGGCCGTTCCACCGGGCCGCCGCGGTCAACCTGCGCCACGGCGCGAGCACCATGGACACGCTGGTGTCGATGGGCGTGGTCGTCTCCTACCTGTGGTCGTTGTACGCCTTGGTGTTCGGCGGCGCGGGCATGATCGGCATGACGCACGAGTTCAGCCTCGTGCCGCGACCGTCCGCCACGACCGACGTCTACCTGGAGGTCGCGGTCGGCGTGACCGCGTTCCTGCTGCTCGGCCGCTGGCTCGAAGCGCGGTCGAAGCGCAGTGCCGGCGCCGCGCTGCGGGCGCTGCTCGCGTTGGGGGCCAAGGAGGTCGCGGTCCTGCGCGACGGCCGCGAGGTGCGCGTGCCCGTGGAGTCGCTGCGGGTGGACGAGCGGTTCGTGGTCCGCCCCGGCGAGCGGATCGCCACCGACGGCGTCGTGGTCGAGGGCGGTTCGGCGATCGACAGCTCGATGGTGACCGGCGAGTCCGTGCCCGTGGAGGTCGGTGTCGACGACGCCGTCGTCGGCGGCACGGTCAACGTCGGCGGCAGGCTCGTCGTGCGGGCCGCGAAGGTCGGCGCGGACACGCAGCTGGCCCGGATGGCGTCGCTCGTCGAGCAGGCGCAGGCGGGCAAGGCGGAGGTGCAGCGGCTGGCCGACCGGGTGTCGGCGGTGTTCGTGCCGGTGGTGCTGGGCATCGCGGTGCTGACGCTGGGGACCTGGCTGCTCGTCGGCCGTCCGGTCGAGTTCGCGGTCACGGCCGCGGTGGCCGTGCTGGTCATCGCCTGCCCGTGCGCGCTCGGCCTGGCGACGCCGACGGCGCTGCTGGTCGGCACCGGCCGCGGCGCGCAGCTGGGCATCCTGGTCAAGGGCCCCGAGGTGCTGGAGTCGACCCGCCGCGTCGACACGATCGTCCTGGACAAGACCGGAACGGTGACCGAGGGCCGGTTGGCACTGGTCGACGTGGTCACCGCCGACGGCGTCGAGCGGGCGGACCTGCTGCGGATCGCGGGCGCGGTGGAGAACGGCTCGGAGCACCCGATCGCCGCCGCGATCGTGCGCGGCGCGGGCGCCGAGGTCGGCGAACTGCCCGCGGTGGCGGACTTCCGCAACCGGGAAGGCCTTGGTGTCACGGCGTTGCTGGACGGCCGCGAGGCGGTCATCGGCAGGCCGCGGCTGCTGGCCGAGCACGGCGTGGAGCTGCCCGACGGGCTGCGCGAGGCGGTCGCCGAGTCCGAGGGGGCCGGGCGCACGGTCGTCGCGGTCGCCGTGGACGGCAGGGCGCACGGCCTGCTCGCGGTGACGGACGCGGTCAAGCCGACCAGTGCCGCCGCGGTCCGCGAGCTGCGCGCGCTCGGGCTGCGGCCGGTGCTGCTGACCGGTGACAACGCCGTGGTGGCGCGGGCGGTCGCGGCGGAGGTGGGCATCGACGCCGCGGACGTGGTGGCCGAGGTGCTGCCGTCGGAGAAGGTCGACGCCGTGCGGGCGCTGCAGGCCAAGGGGTTGGTCGTCGCCATGGTCGGCGACGGCGTGAACGACGCGCCCGCGCTGGCCGCCGCGGACCTCGGGCTCGCGATGGGCACCGGCAGCGACGCGGCCATCGAGGCGGGCGACCTGACGCTGGTGCGCGGCGACCTGCTGGTGGCCGCGGACGCCATCCGCCTGTCCCGCAGGACCCTCGGCATCATCAGGGGAAATCTTTTCTGGGCGTTCGCCTACAACGTTGCCGGTTTGCCGTTGGCGGCGCTGGGTTTCCTGAACCCCATGTTCGCGGGGGCGGCGATGGCCCTTTCCAGTGTCTTCGTGGTGACGAACAGCTTGCGCTTGAAGCGATTCCGCCCGACCGCGACCTGA
- a CDS encoding glutamate ABC transporter substrate-binding protein, translating into MRTPLRRTPSVAVSLTVSLALLAACGGADQDTIEGSADRGSLTVGIRFDQPGLAQRRIDGKVVGFDVDVAKYIATELDVDEKNITWKEARSADREKLITSGEVDFVVATYSITDKRKEQVAFAGPYFRTGQGILVRFTDQDITGPEGLNGKNLCSVTGSTSAQKVESDFAQGVNLVEYGQYSDCVTALLAGNVDAVTTDEVILAGFAAENPELLKLVGKTFSTEEYGVGLAKSDTGGLADVNAAIRKMISSGEWEKSLLRNVGESGIEIPEPPRLSGS; encoded by the coding sequence TTGCGCACCCCCCTGCGTCGAACACCGTCCGTGGCCGTCTCGCTGACCGTCTCGCTGGCCCTGCTCGCCGCGTGCGGCGGCGCGGACCAGGACACGATCGAGGGCAGCGCCGATCGCGGCTCGCTGACCGTCGGGATCCGCTTCGACCAGCCGGGACTCGCCCAGCGCCGCATCGACGGCAAGGTCGTCGGGTTCGACGTGGACGTGGCGAAGTACATCGCGACCGAGCTCGACGTGGACGAGAAGAACATCACGTGGAAGGAGGCCCGCTCCGCCGACCGCGAGAAGCTGATCACCTCCGGCGAGGTCGACTTCGTCGTGGCCACCTACTCGATCACCGACAAGCGCAAGGAGCAGGTCGCCTTCGCGGGTCCGTACTTCCGGACCGGCCAGGGCATCCTGGTCCGCTTCACCGACCAGGACATCACCGGCCCTGAGGGGCTGAACGGCAAGAACCTGTGCTCGGTCACCGGTTCCACGTCGGCGCAGAAGGTCGAGAGCGACTTCGCGCAGGGCGTGAACCTGGTGGAGTACGGCCAGTACTCGGACTGCGTGACCGCGCTGCTCGCGGGCAACGTCGACGCGGTCACCACCGACGAGGTGATCCTGGCGGGCTTCGCCGCGGAGAACCCGGAGCTGCTCAAGCTGGTGGGCAAGACGTTCAGCACCGAGGAGTACGGCGTGGGCCTGGCGAAGTCCGACACCGGGGGCCTGGCGGACGTGAACGCCGCGATCAGGAAGATGATCAGCTCTGGCGAGTGGGAGAAGTCGTTGCTGCGCAACGTGGGCGAGTCGGGCATCGAGATCCCGGAGCCGCCGCGGCTCAGCGGGTCGTGA